A stretch of Myxococcus hansupus DNA encodes these proteins:
- a CDS encoding nuclear transport factor 2 family protein: protein MQTTPTPLPGLPAPIAGYFEHQTTSPAAVARCFTDDALVVDERQAHRGRAAIEVWNAATSSTYKLSTELLAAEVDGPRTTVRAKVTGSFPGSPIELRFRFTLTEGLITRLEIAP, encoded by the coding sequence ATGCAAACAACGCCCACCCCGCTCCCCGGACTGCCCGCGCCCATCGCGGGCTACTTCGAACACCAGACAACCAGCCCCGCTGCCGTGGCGCGGTGTTTCACAGACGACGCCCTCGTCGTGGATGAGCGCCAGGCGCATCGCGGACGCGCCGCCATCGAAGTGTGGAACGCAGCCACGAGCAGCACGTACAAGCTCTCGACGGAGCTGCTCGCGGCGGAGGTCGACGGACCTCGCACCACGGTGCGAGCGAAGGTGACGGGCAGCTTCCCAGGCAGCCCCATTGAACTCCGCTTCCGCTTCACCCTCACGGAGGGACTCATCACCCGGCTGGAGATTGCACCATGA
- a CDS encoding winged helix-turn-helix transcriptional regulator: MGKHDHHTPATAASGIEEAIQMLEGRWKLVILFHLFGGKLLRFSELERLIPSVSQKMLIQQLRQLEQDGIVARIVHAQVPPKVEYHLTEWGQSLCPALDELLTWAEKRPTPKRQRRPTGA; the protein is encoded by the coding sequence TTGGGTAAGCATGACCACCATACGCCAGCGACGGCGGCCAGCGGCATCGAGGAGGCCATCCAGATGCTGGAGGGCCGCTGGAAGCTGGTCATCCTCTTCCACCTGTTCGGTGGGAAGCTGCTCCGATTCTCCGAGCTGGAGCGTCTGATTCCATCCGTCTCGCAGAAGATGCTCATCCAGCAGCTTCGGCAGCTCGAGCAAGACGGCATCGTCGCGCGCATCGTTCACGCGCAGGTACCGCCCAAGGTCGAGTACCACCTGACCGAGTGGGGGCAGTCGCTTTGCCCGGCGCTCGATGAACTCCTGACGTGGGCGGAGAAGCGGCCAACGCCGAAGCGCCAGCGACGGCCGACAGGCGC